The following is a genomic window from Candidatus Bathyarchaeia archaeon.
CAGATCCATACCCCTTCGCGAGCTCGAAGCCTTTTCTCCGCATTTCCTCGTATACTTCTGGCCCACTGGGATTGGCCGGCGCGTTGACGCATGTTACCGTTGGGCTTTCAAACCCTTTCCTCGGGAACAGCGTGAACCCCAGCTTCTCCACACCCTCCCTAATCCTAAGGCTCCTCCTCCTGTAAAGCTGAAAATAGCTTTCCTTTCCGTCTTTTTCAATCATGCTCAAGATTCTTCTGAGAGCGTAGATTTGAGGTATGGTCGGTGTCATCGGCGTACTCCACTCCTTCTCCTGATATTTTTCGAAAAGCTTGAAGTCAAAGTACCATCCCTTATTCTTCGCGTTGGCTGAACGGTTTAACGCCTCTTGGCTGACGCTGCCTATGGCTAAGCCCGGAGGTAGGCCGAAGCACTTCTGGGAGCTGGCGAAGCAAACATCGATGCCCCATTTATCCACTTTCAACTCTACTCCTCCCATGGCGCTGACCGCGTCCACAAACAATAACTTACCATGACTCTTCACCACCTCAGCCAATTCTGGTAGAGGGTTAAGCAACCCTACACTCGTCTCATTATACGTGATTGAAACCGCCTCCACATCTGGATGAGTTCTCAACGCTTCATCAAGGAGGTCGGGTAATACGGGTTCCCCAAGCTTCGTTTGAAGACGCTCGACTATCCTACCGTTGGATTCGCCGACGGATACGTATCGTTCACCGAAAGCGCCGTTGACGCAACAGAGCATCTTCCTCTCAACGCAGTTTCTAACGGAGGCCTCCATCACACCCGTCCCCGAGCTGGGAAACAGGAAAACCAGGTTAACGGTTTCCAAGAAGCGTTGAAGCATCTCCACAGTCTCCCTGTGCAGCCTCCGATATTCTTCGCTTCTATGACTCAGCATCTGCCGACCCATTTCCTCCAAGACCTCAGGATAGCAGGCCACGGGGCCAACAGTAAAGAGCTTCATGACGCCTTCAACCTCTAACCTCCTAGAACCTTCATAACATGGAGAATTTAAGATTTAATATCATTCGACTCAGTAATGGATTCGGATGAACTTAGAAATCCATTATTGACTTATCGGTCGTTTATGTCTCAAAGATTGAGGGGAAAATACATCTTGATCATGCGCGAAGATGGTCCGCGTCGTGTTATGGCTAGTCGATGATCCGACACTTTTTTTAGCGACAAGAAAAGGTAATAAGGGATAAGTCGGAAAAAGTCTTCCGCGAACCTACTCCTATAGGATAGAAAGCGTCAGTAATCGCTTTCAAGGGTTAAGGTTAAGGGCGGGGTCGTTAAGCAGTATTTCAGCAACCCATCGCGCTACCTTTCCGGTTACGCTGGGACACTTGTCCCTGTGACCCCCATCTTCTTCGAATTTCCTGTAGTCTTCTTTATCCCATAGATTGTAGGATCTCCCAAAAAGCTTTTCCTGAACCTCCCGGCATGTGCAGCCTCCAAACTCCTCCGTAAACTTGTCGTAAAGGACCTTACTCATCTTATAGGATTTAAGCGCCCGCTTATCGAAATTTTCCTTATCCCTTCCATAGAAGTAGCTTAAAACGATTGAGCCACCGCTGAGGGCCCCGCATGTCCCGAAGCCGCTTAAGCCCAGTCCTCCAGCCAAGCCGTGAGAAGCCTTAAACAACTCATCGAGGTTAAGAGAGAACACTTCGCTAATCGCCGCGATGACGCATTGAGGACAACACCCATACTTGCTTTCATACTCGAAGGCTAGCTGATATGCTTTCTCTAAAATTTCGTGACTCAGCATACTGTCCACGCACATTTTCCTAAAAGTCGCTAAAACATAAAAAACTTTACTGTCGTTTTCCCCTTCTCAAGGTAATGAGGGAGGCCGCTGATAGGAGTCCTAAGAGAATCGATATATTCGAGTAACCGGGTATGACGATTATTACGCTCGACTCTTCTGTGGTGGTTGTGCTTGGGGGCTTTTCAGGTGAAAGGTAAGCTATGGCGTTTCGGTTTGAGTTCATTAAAATTGAAACGCGAAGATCGCCGGTTCTTCCAGCTCCATAGTTATCCCATTCAACCCATGTTAAACCAGGTTCAAAAGATATAACAGTTAAATTGGCGACAGAGCCTCCGTCCGCCTCTATGATGAATGGCGTTTCTTTAACCTCAACCCTCTTAACACCGTTAAGGTACCGCTCCACTAAAACGGCGACATCCAGCTCGGAGGATGGCTCCAATGGGTATTGGAACTCTACTAGGTGAGCGTGAACCATGAGAGTAAAATGTCCCGGCGTGAAAGACGACAATGTTATGTAAGGC
Proteins encoded in this region:
- a CDS encoding alanine--glyoxylate aminotransferase family protein encodes the protein MKLFTVGPVACYPEVLEEMGRQMLSHRSEEYRRLHRETVEMLQRFLETVNLVFLFPSSGTGVMEASVRNCVERKMLCCVNGAFGERYVSVGESNGRIVERLQTKLGEPVLPDLLDEALRTHPDVEAVSITYNETSVGLLNPLPELAEVVKSHGKLLFVDAVSAMGGVELKVDKWGIDVCFASSQKCFGLPPGLAIGSVSQEALNRSANAKNKGWYFDFKLFEKYQEKEWSTPMTPTIPQIYALRRILSMIEKDGKESYFQLYRRRSLRIREGVEKLGFTLFPRKGFESPTVTCVNAPANPSGPEVYEEMRRKGFELAKGYGSVKNTTFRIGNMGYVEMRDIDEMLTALTEVVRRHRGA
- a CDS encoding C-GCAxxG-C-C family protein, with the translated sequence MCVDSMLSHEILEKAYQLAFEYESKYGCCPQCVIAAISEVFSLNLDELFKASHGLAGGLGLSGFGTCGALSGGSIVLSYFYGRDKENFDKRALKSYKMSKVLYDKFTEEFGGCTCREVQEKLFGRSYNLWDKEDYRKFEEDGGHRDKCPSVTGKVARWVAEILLNDPALNLNP